In Deinococcus sp. HSC-46F16, the following are encoded in one genomic region:
- a CDS encoding VWA-like domain-containing protein gives MTSPDLQTLISGSRLRLRGKSAFFATLLLHAEFVPSREVAAAGTDGERVYVNPEVAASLPPDVLDGLLLHEVLHAALSHVPRRGPREKKRWNRAADTIVNGMVAAAGLPLPPGAARDEHLERLSVEEVYTSLEGREPQDGEDETDDLLDGPPSDAPPREGKPGGPGARQWQQALAQARSVEAMAGQGHDPLGMHRELARLSPARLDWRAQLWRFLARTPVDFGGFDRRFVGRGLYLEALDDESLTALVAVDTSGSVDDAAVRALVAEVQGVLGAYPHVCATLYYADTEAYGPFELRPGDPIPQPQGGGGTDFRPIFALADTHEPDVLIYLTDGYGDFPEKQPRMPTLWVVPPGGLEDEGFPFGDVLRLAEEGEGFTA, from the coding sequence GTGACCTCCCCCGACCTCCAGACCCTGATCTCCGGATCGCGGCTGCGGCTGCGGGGCAAGTCCGCCTTTTTCGCCACGCTGCTGCTGCACGCCGAGTTCGTGCCCTCGCGCGAGGTCGCGGCGGCGGGCACGGACGGCGAGCGGGTGTACGTGAATCCGGAGGTGGCGGCCAGCCTCCCGCCCGACGTGCTCGACGGCCTGCTGCTGCACGAGGTCCTGCACGCGGCGCTGTCGCACGTGCCGCGCCGGGGACCGCGCGAGAAGAAGCGCTGGAACCGCGCCGCCGACACCATCGTGAACGGCATGGTCGCCGCCGCCGGGCTGCCGCTGCCGCCGGGCGCCGCCCGCGACGAGCATCTGGAGCGGCTCAGCGTGGAGGAGGTCTACACCTCGCTGGAGGGCCGCGAGCCGCAGGACGGCGAGGACGAGACCGACGATCTGCTGGACGGCCCGCCCTCTGACGCCCCGCCGCGTGAGGGCAAGCCGGGGGGGCCGGGGGCGCGGCAGTGGCAGCAGGCGCTCGCGCAGGCCCGCAGCGTGGAGGCGATGGCGGGGCAGGGGCACGACCCCCTGGGAATGCACCGCGAACTCGCCCGGCTTTCCCCCGCGCGGCTGGACTGGCGGGCGCAGCTCTGGCGCTTTCTGGCACGGACGCCGGTGGACTTCGGGGGCTTCGACCGCCGCTTTGTGGGGCGGGGGCTGTATCTGGAGGCGCTGGACGACGAGTCGCTCACCGCTCTCGTCGCCGTGGACACCTCCGGCAGCGTGGACGACGCGGCGGTGCGGGCGCTGGTGGCCGAGGTGCAGGGGGTGCTGGGCGCGTACCCGCACGTCTGCGCGACCCTCTACTACGCCGACACCGAAGCCTACGGTCCCTTCGAGCTGCGCCCCGGCGACCCCATCCCCCAGCCCCAGGGCGGCGGCGGCACCGACTTCCGGCCCATCTTCGCGCTGGCGGACACGCACGAGCCGGACGTGCTGATCTACCTCACCGACGGCTACGGCGATTTCCCGGAGAAACAGCCCCGCATGCCGACCCTGTGGGTGGTCCCCCCCGGCGGCCTGGAAGACGAGGGCTTTCCCTTCGGGGACGTGCTGCGGCTGGCCGAGGAGGGCGAGGGCTTTACGGCCTGA
- a CDS encoding heterodisulfide reductase-related iron-sulfur binding cluster produces the protein MLPLEHKILFFLFALVAGLYGLWGFYRLYLRIRRGAPASEVRWNEMGSRLWYAAKTSLTQERTFRRRPWVSALHSLIFYGFVYYLLVNVVDGLEGFIPFHIYSDSFLGATYNLLADVLSFLVLVGVVSLVVRRLFHPSKRDFRFTEKTLLHPRVKNNFIKRDSLIVSSFIFFHVGSRILGNAAKMVEEARDLGRYDAFQPISSALGSALFSGLSEGAIQGWRIFGFWGALGSVLAFLAYFPYTKHIHIFMAPVNYALKRPVGSGVLPPMKGLEEAMEAEEPRLGAEKLEDLEWPRLLDAYACIQCNRCQDVCPANATGKALSPAALEINKRMELNDLTSNGQSGVLLGGPSTLGFAAQGLAAPAGAPHPSPFVLRPTAFETGASTAHPLLEFAINEESVWACTTCGACMQVCPVQDEQMLDIIDIRRHQVMVAGEFPPQLQTAFRGMERASNPWGISRDKRMEWAEGLKVPTIDENPEPDVIYWVGCAASYDPGAQKVSRAFVQLLDKAGVNYAVLGKKEACTGDSARRAGNEFLYQQLAQENVETLNSVRPKLIVATCPHCMNAIGHEYRQLGGHYRTIHHTEYLETLVAAGKLPLAQLQEHVTYHDPCYLGRHNGVYDAPRTLITQMAGQVLELERSREGSFCCGAGGAQFWKEEEEGRERVSDNRFREIQARLDGAAQAAAEYEQTGKVVAVGCPFCKSMMNSTPEKAKHDDIVVKDVAELMLESVQRATGEWVAPTTAPESTLEDSPQPTVPNAETPMARTGAAPSAGLGDDVVGSTSADVLNAQPGSPVGNTDTQPEPQAAAPSPLTSSSADSAPRKAWKPKEVASDQSPVASEETASAPARKSWKPKGSGDDVSAAPVPEAASVQPPATSEGAAPARKAWKPKASDDVNPAPVVPEAQAEAAAPARKAWRPKATVEAQPAGVTPEPSVTVATPAPETATPTGERKKWSPKTAVVPAPEAAPQVEASAPTEPAPVAGERKKWAPKAAASAAPVETLTPPVEVVTVAAEPAAPAPTERPKWQPRRGAEAAAPQPPADAAPITEHVHLDRVGENLLEEGAQATSEPGPGSRKKWQPTKKD, from the coding sequence TTGCTGCCGCTCGAACATAAAATCCTCTTCTTCCTTTTCGCCCTGGTCGCCGGACTGTACGGCCTTTGGGGCTTTTACCGCCTGTACCTGCGGATTCGCCGGGGCGCCCCCGCCTCCGAGGTCCGCTGGAACGAGATGGGCTCGCGGCTGTGGTACGCGGCCAAAACCTCGCTGACGCAGGAGCGCACCTTCCGCCGCCGCCCGTGGGTGAGTGCGCTGCACAGCCTGATCTTCTACGGGTTCGTGTACTACCTGCTCGTCAACGTGGTGGATGGGCTGGAAGGCTTTATCCCCTTCCACATTTACTCGGACAGCTTCCTGGGCGCCACCTACAACCTGCTGGCCGACGTGCTGTCGTTCCTGGTCCTTGTCGGCGTGGTGAGCCTGGTGGTGCGCCGCCTCTTCCACCCCTCCAAGCGGGACTTCCGCTTTACCGAAAAGACGCTGTTGCACCCGCGCGTCAAGAACAACTTCATCAAGCGCGACTCGCTGATCGTCTCGAGCTTCATCTTCTTCCACGTCGGCAGCCGCATCCTGGGCAACGCCGCCAAGATGGTCGAAGAAGCCCGCGACCTGGGCCGCTACGACGCCTTCCAGCCCATCTCGTCGGCGCTGGGGTCGGCGCTGTTCTCGGGACTGAGTGAGGGAGCGATTCAGGGCTGGCGCATCTTCGGCTTCTGGGGGGCGCTGGGCAGCGTGCTCGCGTTCCTGGCCTACTTCCCGTACACCAAGCACATCCACATCTTCATGGCGCCGGTCAACTACGCGCTCAAGCGCCCCGTTGGCTCGGGCGTGTTGCCCCCCATGAAGGGGCTTGAAGAGGCAATGGAGGCCGAGGAACCCCGGCTGGGCGCGGAGAAACTGGAAGACCTCGAATGGCCCCGGCTGCTGGACGCCTACGCCTGTATTCAGTGCAACCGCTGCCAGGACGTGTGCCCGGCGAACGCCACGGGCAAGGCGCTGAGCCCCGCCGCGCTGGAGATCAACAAGCGCATGGAGCTCAACGACCTCACGTCCAACGGCCAGAGCGGCGTGCTGCTGGGCGGCCCGAGCACCCTGGGCTTCGCCGCGCAGGGCCTCGCGGCTCCGGCGGGCGCTCCGCACCCCAGCCCCTTCGTGCTCCGGCCGACCGCCTTCGAGACGGGGGCCAGCACCGCGCACCCGCTGCTGGAGTTCGCCATCAACGAGGAGTCGGTGTGGGCCTGCACGACCTGCGGCGCCTGCATGCAGGTCTGCCCGGTGCAGGACGAGCAGATGCTGGACATCATCGACATCCGCCGCCATCAGGTCATGGTGGCGGGCGAGTTCCCGCCGCAGCTTCAGACCGCCTTCCGGGGCATGGAGCGGGCCAGCAACCCCTGGGGCATCTCCCGCGACAAGCGTATGGAGTGGGCTGAGGGGCTGAAAGTTCCCACGATTGACGAGAATCCAGAGCCCGATGTCATCTACTGGGTGGGCTGCGCGGCCTCCTACGACCCCGGCGCCCAGAAGGTGTCCCGCGCCTTCGTGCAACTGCTGGACAAGGCGGGCGTGAACTACGCGGTCCTGGGCAAGAAGGAAGCCTGCACGGGCGACTCGGCCCGCCGCGCGGGGAACGAGTTCCTGTACCAGCAGCTCGCGCAGGAGAACGTGGAGACGCTCAACTCCGTGCGGCCCAAGCTGATCGTCGCCACCTGCCCGCACTGCATGAACGCCATCGGGCACGAGTACAGGCAGCTCGGCGGCCATTACCGGACCATCCACCACACCGAGTACCTCGAAACCCTGGTCGCGGCGGGCAAGCTGCCCCTCGCGCAACTTCAGGAGCATGTCACCTACCACGACCCCTGCTACCTGGGCCGTCACAACGGTGTGTACGACGCGCCGCGCACCCTGATCACCCAGATGGCCGGGCAGGTGCTGGAGCTGGAGCGCAGCCGCGAGGGCTCGTTTTGCTGCGGGGCGGGCGGCGCCCAGTTCTGGAAGGAGGAGGAAGAGGGCCGCGAGCGCGTCTCCGACAACCGCTTCCGCGAGATTCAGGCCCGGCTGGACGGCGCAGCGCAGGCGGCGGCCGAGTACGAGCAGACCGGCAAGGTGGTCGCCGTGGGCTGCCCCTTCTGCAAGTCGATGATGAACTCGACGCCCGAGAAGGCCAAGCACGACGACATCGTGGTCAAGGACGTGGCCGAGCTGATGCTGGAAAGCGTGCAGCGGGCGACGGGCGAGTGGGTGGCTCCTACCACCGCCCCCGAAAGCACCCTGGAAGACTCGCCCCAGCCCACCGTGCCCAACGCCGAAACGCCGATGGCCCGCACGGGCGCGGCTCCCAGCGCAGGCCTCGGGGATGACGTGGTGGGCAGCACCAGCGCCGACGTGCTCAACGCGCAGCCGGGCAGCCCGGTCGGGAACACGGACACCCAGCCCGAGCCGCAGGCCGCCGCACCCAGCCCGCTGACCTCCAGCTCGGCGGATTCGGCACCTCGAAAGGCGTGGAAGCCCAAGGAAGTCGCCAGCGACCAGTCGCCAGTCGCTAGCGAGGAGACTGCCTCCGCGCCCGCCCGCAAGAGCTGGAAGCCCAAGGGGAGCGGGGACGATGTGAGCGCGGCGCCTGTGCCAGAAGCGGCCAGCGTCCAGCCGCCAGCAACCAGCGAGGGAGCGGCGCCCGCCCGCAAGGCCTGGAAGCCCAAAGCCAGTGACGACGTGAACCCCGCGCCCGTCGTGCCCGAGGCGCAGGCCGAAGCCGCTGCCCCCGCCCGCAAAGCCTGGAGGCCGAAAGCCACGGTTGAGGCCCAGCCCGCCGGGGTCACCCCGGAGCCGTCCGTCACGGTCGCGACCCCGGCACCGGAGACGGCTACGCCCACGGGCGAGCGCAAAAAGTGGAGCCCGAAGACGGCTGTGGTCCCGGCCCCCGAAGCGGCGCCGCAGGTCGAGGCATCCGCTCCGACCGAACCAGCCCCCGTCGCAGGCGAACGCAAGAAGTGGGCGCCCAAGGCCGCCGCGAGTGCCGCTCCTGTTGAGACTCTCACTCCCCCGGTGGAGGTGGTGACCGTCGCTGCCGAGCCTGCTGCCCCCGCTCCCACCGAGCGCCCCAAGTGGCAGCCTCGCCGGGGGGCAGAAGCGGCCGCGCCCCAGCCCCCCGCCGACGCCGCGCCGATCACCGAGCACGTCCACCTTGACCGGGTTGGGGAGAACCTGCTGGAGGAGGGCGCGCAGGCCACCTCGGAGCCTGGCCCCGGCAGCCGCAAGAAGTGGCAGCCGACGAAGAAGGACTGA
- a CDS encoding metallophosphoesterase produces MRLAILTDVHGNRFALEAVLDDLRAVSPDAVHNLGDTVWGMADPAGAWALQREHAPPTVRGNTDEFFLADPSELEAETRTYREFLEGQLGGVPPELAALPLTATAADGEVLLAHGSPADAWEALFKLPDEEKLARVRDWPGARVVVVGHTHTEAVWTRGGLTFVNAGAVSRQKDGDPTARWVLLERRAGVWDVTFRRTPYDTEAAVRWATDHAPDGGAEAYMVRTGLRP; encoded by the coding sequence ATGCGCCTCGCCATCCTCACCGACGTTCACGGCAACAGATTCGCGCTGGAGGCGGTGCTGGACGACCTCCGCGCCGTGAGTCCCGACGCTGTCCACAACCTCGGCGACACTGTCTGGGGCATGGCGGACCCGGCGGGAGCGTGGGCCTTGCAGCGCGAGCACGCGCCGCCGACCGTGCGGGGGAACACCGACGAGTTCTTTCTGGCCGACCCCAGCGAACTGGAGGCCGAGACGCGGACCTACCGCGAGTTTCTGGAGGGGCAACTCGGCGGCGTGCCCCCTGAACTCGCGGCCCTGCCCCTGACCGCCACGGCGGCAGACGGCGAGGTACTGCTCGCCCACGGCAGCCCGGCGGACGCGTGGGAGGCCCTGTTCAAGCTGCCCGACGAGGAGAAACTGGCGCGGGTGCGGGACTGGCCGGGAGCGCGGGTCGTCGTCGTGGGCCACACCCATACGGAGGCGGTCTGGACGCGGGGCGGCTTGACCTTCGTGAATGCGGGCGCTGTGTCGCGCCAGAAGGACGGCGACCCCACCGCCCGCTGGGTGCTGCTGGAGCGCCGCGCCGGGGTCTGGGACGTGACCTTTCGCCGCACGCCCTACGACACCGAGGCCGCCGTCCGCTGGGCCACCGACCACGCCCCGGACGGCGGCGCCGAGGCCTACATGGTGCGGACCGGCCTCAGGCCGTAA
- a CDS encoding AAA family ATPase, translating into MTLTPAELQSYLSALVTGNLKLSTMIWGPPGVGKSSVVAQVAAAHGLDFVDVRLSQLAPTDLRGLPVPEADGQGGGVSRWYPPEFLPRGGHGVLFLDEVNMAPPTMQGMAQQLILDRRVGSYELPEGWFVWAAGNRKEDRASVFDMPAPLANRFLHLGVRPDFDSWRSYALGKGLHEHVIAFLTFRPELLHRLDPTQPAWPSPRAWEMAAQLHRAGLDAAPAVGEAAGAEFAAFVRLYEGLPDLGLVLRGQGAGLRLPAEPSVRYAAVVGLAARAADADEAYHAFTWLADAAGPEWLQLYVATLVSKFQATGHLGDLAGLLSRDERLAALVAGTLELAGG; encoded by the coding sequence GTGACCCTCACCCCCGCCGAGTTGCAGTCGTACCTCTCCGCGCTAGTCACGGGGAACCTCAAGCTCTCCACCATGATCTGGGGGCCGCCCGGCGTGGGCAAGAGCAGTGTGGTGGCGCAGGTGGCCGCCGCGCATGGGCTGGACTTCGTGGACGTGCGCCTCTCACAGCTCGCGCCCACCGACCTGCGCGGCCTGCCGGTACCCGAGGCCGACGGCCAGGGCGGGGGCGTGAGCCGGTGGTATCCGCCCGAGTTCCTGCCGCGCGGGGGACATGGGGTCCTCTTTCTGGACGAGGTGAACATGGCCCCGCCCACCATGCAGGGGATGGCGCAACAGCTCATCCTCGACCGCCGGGTGGGCAGCTACGAGCTCCCGGAGGGCTGGTTCGTGTGGGCGGCGGGCAACCGCAAGGAGGACCGGGCGAGCGTCTTTGACATGCCCGCGCCCCTCGCCAACCGCTTCCTGCACCTCGGCGTGCGGCCCGACTTCGACTCGTGGCGCTCCTACGCGCTGGGGAAGGGGCTGCACGAGCACGTGATCGCCTTCTTGACCTTCCGGCCTGAACTGCTGCACCGCCTGGACCCCACGCAACCCGCGTGGCCCAGCCCCCGTGCGTGGGAGATGGCCGCGCAACTCCACCGCGCCGGGCTGGACGCCGCGCCCGCCGTGGGCGAGGCCGCTGGGGCCGAGTTCGCCGCCTTCGTGAGGCTGTACGAGGGCCTGCCCGATCTGGGACTGGTGCTGCGCGGCCAGGGCGCGGGGCTGCGGCTGCCCGCCGAACCCAGCGTCCGATATGCCGCCGTGGTAGGCCTCGCTGCCCGAGCCGCCGATGCGGACGAGGCCTACCACGCCTTTACCTGGCTGGCCGACGCCGCCGGGCCGGAGTGGTTGCAACTGTATGTCGCCACGCTGGTGAGCAAGTTCCAGGCGACCGGGCACCTCGGCGACCTCGCCGGGTTGCTGTCGCGCGACGAGCGGCTGGCCGCGCTGGTGGCGGGCACGCTGGAGCTGGCGGGGGGATGA
- a CDS encoding DUF2726 domain-containing protein encodes MAPLGCLASLFGVREAPRAPSQPPSQAQTGTSPQSPVPGRLPVEVKRYFFSRDEHAFFGALEEALTGTPYRVFPNVRLNDLFRITAQEGRQATYARLRDKHVDFLIVDGAAAYRPVLAIELDGASHGSEKQQHRDAVKDVAFRSAGLRLVRLPSRAYSAGELRERLRGELSAPSPR; translated from the coding sequence ATGGCCCCCCTCGGTTGTCTCGCCAGCCTGTTCGGTGTCCGGGAAGCGCCCCGCGCTCCGTCTCAGCCCCCATCGCAGGCCCAGACGGGCACGTCCCCGCAGAGTCCGGTGCCGGGCCGCCTGCCCGTGGAGGTCAAGCGGTACTTCTTCAGCCGCGACGAACACGCCTTTTTCGGGGCGCTAGAAGAGGCGCTTACGGGTACCCCCTACCGGGTCTTTCCGAATGTGCGGCTGAACGACCTGTTCCGGATCACCGCGCAGGAGGGGCGGCAGGCGACCTACGCGCGGCTGCGGGACAAGCACGTGGACTTTCTGATCGTGGACGGCGCGGCGGCTTATCGCCCGGTGCTCGCCATCGAGCTGGACGGGGCCTCCCACGGCAGCGAAAAACAGCAGCACCGGGACGCGGTGAAGGACGTAGCATTCCGGTCGGCGGGATTGCGGCTGGTGCGCCTCCCCTCGCGGGCGTACTCGGCGGGCGAGTTGCGCGAACGCTTGCGCGGCGAACTGTCCGCCCCCTCTCCGCGCTGA